One window of Bacillus solimangrovi genomic DNA carries:
- a CDS encoding recombinase family protein yields MIYRRVSTDMQREEGFSLQAQKLRLEAYAQSQGWTIIEDYSDEGFSAKNIERPALQSMISDMKQKKFDIILVYRLDRFVRSVLDLHELLILMEQYDVKFKSATEVFDTTSATGRMFITIIATLAQWERETIAERVFESMLKRSEQGKRNGAPPPYGYDIINGNLIPNIDEAKWVRYIFHRYPINGSQNIAKQLNKKGVKTKKNEVWSDFSIRYILRNPIYAGFVRWNHRTITGGKSKYTGNEVITKVDQDNFEPLVDQETFAEAQKIMKERSNIAFRSDNHYPFSGVAKCANCGKPFTGAFKKRRKGGVYRFYKCAGRFKFGICDIQTIAEEAIEKALLDSLVIDNNDSSIPEVELFQEEYIDEEEIHKRTQQLQIKKERAEELYIEGNISKQRYQKIIEVVKDEELELTEIIQRKEEEVSQEEIETFLLNLLDEWSQLDYASQKHAIRSIFESFTIELVEPTKHGATPTLPVVKIIDYQFKV; encoded by the coding sequence GTGATTTATCGTCGTGTATCGACTGACATGCAACGGGAAGAGGGCTTCTCACTCCAAGCACAGAAACTACGATTAGAAGCTTATGCTCAGTCGCAAGGATGGACAATCATTGAAGATTATTCAGATGAAGGTTTCTCTGCAAAGAACATTGAGCGTCCAGCATTGCAAAGCATGATTTCAGATATGAAACAAAAAAAGTTTGATATTATCCTTGTATACCGTTTAGACAGATTTGTTCGTTCAGTACTTGATTTACATGAACTGTTAATCTTGATGGAGCAATATGACGTGAAATTTAAGTCAGCAACTGAGGTGTTTGACACAACGAGTGCAACAGGCAGAATGTTCATTACAATCATTGCTACACTTGCACAATGGGAACGGGAAACAATCGCTGAACGGGTATTTGAAAGTATGTTGAAGCGTTCTGAACAAGGGAAACGCAATGGTGCTCCCCCTCCATACGGTTATGACATTATAAACGGTAACCTTATCCCAAATATCGATGAAGCAAAATGGGTTCGATACATATTCCACCGCTATCCGATCAATGGCTCGCAAAATATCGCGAAACAGTTGAACAAAAAAGGGGTTAAAACGAAGAAAAACGAAGTGTGGAGTGACTTCTCCATTCGTTACATTTTACGAAACCCTATCTATGCTGGTTTTGTTCGCTGGAACCACCGTACGATAACTGGTGGCAAAAGCAAATATACGGGAAACGAAGTGATCACGAAAGTAGACCAAGATAACTTTGAACCACTCGTTGATCAGGAAACATTTGCAGAAGCACAGAAGATTATGAAAGAACGTAGCAACATCGCCTTCCGTTCTGACAATCATTATCCGTTCTCGGGTGTTGCCAAATGTGCAAACTGCGGAAAACCTTTTACAGGTGCTTTCAAAAAAAGACGAAAAGGTGGCGTATATCGCTTCTACAAGTGTGCTGGTCGATTCAAGTTCGGTATATGTGATATTCAAACGATTGCTGAAGAAGCGATTGAGAAGGCACTACTCGATAGCCTTGTCATTGATAATAACGACAGCTCCATTCCAGAAGTCGAACTCTTTCAAGAAGAATATATAGACGAAGAAGAAATTCACAAACGCACACAGCAACTACAAATCAAAAAGGAACGAGCCGAAGAATTATATATTGAAGGAAACATTTCAAAGCAACGCTACCAAAAAATCATTGAAGTTGTTAAAGACGAAGAACTTGAGCTTACTGAAATCATCCAACGAAAGGAGGAAGAAGTCTCACAAGAAGAAATCGAAACCTTCCTTCTAAATCTATTAGATGAATGGTCACAGCTAGACTATGCTTCACAAAAACACGCAATCCGCTCAATATTCGAATCCTTCACAATCGAGCTAGTCGAACCGACAAAACATGGGGCTACTCCAACACTTCCTGTCGTAAAAATAATAGATTATCAGTTTAAGGTATAA
- a CDS encoding phage/plasmid primase, P4 family, producing MKIEELFGDVKLIQLVGYSFRNKAKTEDERYTYAKQPFMKGWQNSSKPGLSRDEAKVWISQGGWIGMVIPEGFECVDIDNEEEGEYIFNALQQAKIRFTAMKTPNGYQFFFRSCGVIKKQGVKMVTSAGFIVDYRLAGKGQVVLPTQNTSGREWLHLDTVMNKTPVYFHPLKALKKQELRPFEIPVREGSRNDTMYRHVCRLVELGMNMNDIKETATFLNNFFFMPSMNSSELQAILVSAFKHKPSGTNYSSNLQYEDTSHHTEHRDFNLTEMGNAERLVSNHKMNLRYCIEFEQWLIWDGTTWREDRKRKIERIALQTFRKMYHEAQAEQYDERRKKRLEWAKASEKSSVLMNSIERAKAFLPVTKSELNTNRYLLNCSNGMIDLGTGKLCKHERNELITQNTNIPFIEDATCPTWMKFLESILKDERGNVKQELIDFLQKAVGYSLTGDISEQVLFFLWGTGRNGKSTFINIIKQLLGDYGKQANSDTFTSKMGGEVSSGINNDIARLHSARMVSAVESEDGQKLSEALIKQLTGGEPITARFLRKEFFEFTPAFKIWFTTNHKPVIRGDDEGIWRRIRLVPFTFTIPKHEVDKHLPDKLEAELPGILRWAVEGCLKWQLEGLGEPAEVSTATSEYKEDMDLIVEFLRERCVLSTSAKVPVMSIYNEYLEWANVNSEYPMKKRSFSKRLEMKGYMKRRSTGNRTFFFGIGLKSELNERGVAKVTESDAKSPYPISRTANVDKQDYESLNVTNVTNSSTSLIEEEM from the coding sequence GTGAAAATTGAGGAATTGTTCGGAGATGTGAAGTTGATTCAACTTGTAGGGTATAGCTTTCGTAACAAAGCAAAGACAGAAGATGAGCGTTACACTTATGCGAAGCAGCCGTTTATGAAGGGATGGCAAAATAGCTCGAAGCCTGGTTTGAGCCGAGACGAAGCAAAGGTTTGGATATCTCAAGGCGGTTGGATTGGCATGGTCATTCCAGAGGGATTTGAATGTGTGGATATAGACAACGAAGAAGAAGGTGAGTACATTTTCAATGCATTACAGCAAGCGAAGATACGATTTACAGCAATGAAAACACCAAATGGTTATCAATTTTTCTTTCGTAGCTGTGGCGTGATAAAGAAGCAGGGTGTGAAGATGGTCACCTCAGCAGGCTTTATCGTAGATTATCGGTTAGCAGGTAAGGGACAAGTTGTGTTACCGACACAAAATACATCAGGGCGTGAATGGTTGCATTTAGATACAGTAATGAACAAAACACCCGTTTACTTTCACCCTTTGAAGGCACTGAAGAAGCAAGAATTAAGACCATTCGAAATTCCAGTTCGAGAAGGTAGCCGAAATGATACGATGTATCGTCATGTGTGTCGATTAGTTGAGTTAGGAATGAACATGAACGATATCAAGGAAACAGCCACCTTTCTAAACAATTTCTTTTTTATGCCTTCGATGAATTCAAGTGAACTACAAGCGATTCTAGTATCTGCGTTTAAACATAAACCGAGCGGAACAAATTATTCGAGCAACTTACAATATGAAGACACATCTCATCATACGGAACACCGAGATTTCAATCTAACTGAGATGGGCAATGCAGAGCGATTGGTTTCAAATCACAAAATGAATTTACGTTATTGTATCGAATTTGAGCAGTGGCTTATTTGGGATGGAACGACGTGGAGAGAAGATCGGAAACGGAAGATCGAACGAATTGCATTACAAACATTTAGAAAAATGTATCATGAAGCACAAGCAGAGCAGTATGATGAACGGCGTAAGAAACGATTAGAATGGGCAAAGGCGAGTGAGAAGAGTTCGGTTTTAATGAATTCAATTGAAAGAGCGAAAGCGTTTCTGCCAGTGACAAAGTCTGAATTAAATACGAATCGATATCTACTGAATTGCTCAAATGGCATGATTGATTTGGGGACGGGTAAGCTTTGCAAGCATGAACGTAATGAATTGATCACACAAAATACGAACATTCCATTTATTGAAGATGCTACGTGTCCCACGTGGATGAAGTTTCTTGAAAGCATCTTGAAGGATGAACGAGGCAATGTGAAGCAAGAGTTAATTGATTTTCTGCAAAAAGCGGTCGGTTATTCGTTAACTGGAGATATTAGTGAGCAAGTGCTCTTCTTCTTATGGGGAACAGGACGAAACGGAAAGTCCACATTCATAAATATCATTAAGCAGTTATTAGGTGACTATGGCAAACAGGCAAATTCAGATACGTTTACATCTAAGATGGGTGGAGAGGTCAGCAGTGGAATTAATAATGATATTGCTCGTTTGCATAGTGCTAGAATGGTTTCAGCGGTTGAAAGTGAAGATGGTCAGAAGCTTTCAGAGGCACTAATCAAACAATTAACAGGTGGAGAACCGATTACAGCTAGATTTCTTCGGAAGGAATTCTTCGAGTTTACACCAGCATTTAAAATTTGGTTCACAACGAATCATAAACCAGTCATTCGTGGCGATGATGAAGGGATTTGGAGACGTATCCGTTTAGTTCCGTTTACATTCACAATTCCAAAGCATGAAGTAGATAAGCACTTACCTGATAAATTAGAAGCTGAACTACCGGGAATTTTAAGGTGGGCAGTTGAAGGCTGTCTGAAATGGCAGCTTGAAGGATTGGGCGAACCAGCCGAGGTATCCACTGCAACGAGTGAATATAAGGAGGATATGGACTTAATTGTAGAATTTTTGCGTGAACGTTGTGTGTTATCTACATCTGCAAAAGTGCCAGTCATGAGTATCTATAATGAATATTTGGAATGGGCAAATGTGAATAGTGAGTATCCAATGAAGAAACGGTCCTTCTCCAAACGGCTTGAAATGAAAGGGTATATGAAACGTCGTTCAACAGGAAATCGTACGTTCTTTTTCGGAATCGGCTTGAAAAGTGAACTTAATGAACGTGGAGTGGCGAAAGTGACCGAAAGTGACGCAAAGTCCCCTTATCCCATATCTAGAACCGCAAATGTAGATAAACAAGATTATGAGTCACTGAACGTAACTAATGTAACTAACAGTAGCACATCGCTCATTGAGGAGGAGATGTAA
- a CDS encoding DUF3888 domain-containing protein — translation MKKNLLLFITLLTLFSYSPVQAENVTKKDIQLRNDLIFILLYPSIEQELQKQYGEIKQNYCSEITQIKKLPQGTYLFNVTVQFITFEGAHDPPNDLVTITFSNEKSIEWQAIDFKRKRLKQNELPKCD, via the coding sequence ATGAAAAAAAATCTTTTATTATTCATTACCTTATTGACGCTGTTCTCTTATTCCCCCGTCCAAGCCGAAAACGTAACAAAAAAAGATATACAGTTGCGTAATGATTTGATTTTCATATTGCTTTATCCCTCAATTGAACAGGAATTACAGAAGCAATATGGGGAAATAAAACAAAATTATTGTAGTGAAATTACTCAGATTAAGAAGCTGCCACAGGGGACGTACTTATTTAATGTTACAGTTCAATTTATAACATTTGAAGGTGCTCATGATCCTCCCAATGATTTAGTGACGATCACTTTTAGCAATGAAAAATCGATAGAGTGGCAAGCTATTGACTTCAAAAGAAAACGGTTAAAGCAAAATGAATTGCCTAAATGCGATTGA